The genomic segment GCGATTCTGCGAGCTTGGTAAAAATTGCGGAGAACCTCCCCTCGCTTCCAGGTCAAAGCAAAGAGACACGTCAAGCGCTCTCTTCGACGCAAGGGGAAGCCGCTTCGCCCTCTCCCCTACTGGGACCAGAGTCGAAAGCCGAGGAGGCAAACACCGGCGAGACGGTTTCGGAAACAGAGGCTCCGCTGCCTGTACAGCCGCTGCCGGCGGgaccgcatgcagacgaacGAACGGAGAAGGgtgaagatgcagaagagccGAACGTAGGGAATCAAAAGAAGGCTGAGAAAGAAGGCTTTGCGTCCAATCACGGTACCAAGAGTCCACCCCAAGACAACCCTCCACTCATCGAGACTCagtcctcttctgctccccctccttctttttctttttctcgtccttcttcgttgGAGAGCGATTCGGATTTGCGTGAGTTGGGTGGTGGAATGGAACGTTCAGAGGCCGACGACTCCGCCGGTTCCCAGGAGGCTCCTCGGTCGCCTTCGTACGTGTATTACAGAGACTTTTGGTTCTGGCGTCAACTGCTTGCGAGCTGTCTGCAAGACGCCGAACTGCAGCTGTCCGTGGCGTGGATCGCCATGCACGTCGCAGGAACGATTTTCTGTATGCATGTAACGCGCGACGTCACCGAGTCGCTCAAGGCCACCGTGGAGGCCTTTCGACTCTTGTAGTAGAGGGGGTCTCAGTGTCTAGAGCATTTCACAGCGTGTACACGATCAAGTCCAGCACTCGCTGCAGCATCCTGACCAACGGCTGGAAAGGGATGAGCCTGACAGTCGACGGAAGTTCCAAATTGCAGCTTCGCCAGGCGCCCGGCGAATGCCCCAGTCCGTTGCCAGTGGACTGCAGACTTTTTCGCGTGAGAAAACACTTGGAAGCATATCTCGGAGAATTTTCACCGTCTAGCTGAGTGCGCCGACGCCGGTgttgcgcatgcgtctggcAGAACTGACGGTCTTCGTGCTGGTCTCCGATCCAAGAGAAAGGCTAAGCGGAAACATCTCCGAAGTCATTGTCTGAGTGCGTCTGCTCTGTGTTGCTGGGGCTGCGCACTCGAGTAGGTTTGTGTAGATCTGTCACGCCCTGGAAGTCAGCTGCCTGTCTCTACTGCGACCGATGCGGCTCTCCAAGTGTCTCTTTATCAGTCGGCATCTGGTTCGGAatgcgcagaagaagcaacgtTGTTGTCGTGAGTTCGCCCAGAGTGCCGgcgacgcgaggaagagagaactggaaCAGGCTCTGCTCGTTTCCCTTTTTCCCCCTCTCTTTGAAGTGTGTCatcttctctttgctttccGATTCCCTCCCGAATGAAAAAGCTGGAAAGACATCCATTTTCCTCGACAAAGTGCGAGAGGAAAACTCCAGTATGCGCCAGAGAGCCGTAGGAACGCCCGGCGCGCTCTCCAGAGCTCTCGGCAGACTCAGAAGCAACCCGTGAGGGTGAAGCCGAAGAATTCTCAGAGACAGCGATAGGACTTCAAGTTCTACAAAGCATTCATACCCCAATACAAAATGTGTaactgcatatatatatatatatatatacatatatatacatatatatgtacatacatatacgtacttatacatatatatgcatatacatacacatatatgtacatatttatgtatttatataaCTGCCAAAGGTAATTTGACGTGTGGTGTGTGTAACTCGACGTTGTTGGCGGGATCGTGCCCAGGACTCTTTTTGTGGTCAGCGGAGGACCTGAGCAGCAGGCGGAGTCAAGACTTTGAAAGCCAGGTGCCAgtcgaaacgaagagaaagctGTCAGTCGAGTTTCGAAAAGATCCGCAAAAGACCGAGGAAACAAACGGAAACAAGGTGCGTCAGCACGAATGACAGCGAAAGcaaggagcagagacagagccaGAGGCGCGCGAAAAATCGAAAACACacgaacaagaaggaaacgcgcctGTGCAACATAGCGAAGATAGAGACCAAGTCTGAATATAGAAACAAAAGCAGatagagacagaaagaggaactggcgacagaaacaaagacaaaagaccgagagagaaacacagcgaACCTGGCGCCGGGGTAGCGGCGAGACCGTCGGTCGTTTGAAGGATCGCAAAAACTCGGCAGGAAAAACACGCAAGAACAGAGAATGGAAAAGCAGGAAGGCCAAGCAGTTCTGTTCTACGCGAAAGGCCATCCTttactcttcttcctcatcctCGAATTCGTCGTCCCAACAGTCGTCTTCATCATCTTCTCCCATTTCAATGTACTCCTTGAAGGTCCGGCCTGACACGCATAGACGCCAACGAAGGAACACAAACACCAGGATTTGGCGGAGAGCTGAAGCATGCACgacgaaacacagagaagcaacATCTTCTCTTGGAGCTAAAAAGGGCAAAGTCGACGGCGTTTCTCTGAGTTCTACAGCAGCGCCTTTCTGAAAGctgagaggaaaaaagactgCGCTTCTCTGGACGCCACGAAGACGTTTTTATTGCACCTTCGTTGTCTTTGAGAAGAGGATCTACTccgcctccgccttcgtGTCTCGGCCGCTGCGCCCAAGCGACCCAAGGACCGCCTCCGTGTGCTCCGCAGAGCGCCATGAACGGCGTGCGTCCATCTgacgagaacagagaaaacacaagcgcggggagaaaacaaaaaaatCGAGAGAAACGTCGAAGCAAAGACTGGCTGAAGTTTCTGCCCTACCGAGCCAACGCCGTTCGTTCGAGTTGCGCCagccggagacagagagagaaacaagacgcAGTGAGAGACGCTGAGAACCGGCGAGAAACAAGGAACAAGGAAAcagcacagagaggaacagaaacgaagTGGCGCCGAtagaaagagcgaagagagagacaataTCCGCGACAACAAAAGAACGTGAAGTCGACACGAAAgcggaaggaagaaggcagttGAGAGGCTCTGGCAAGGACAGCACGCAATGGCGCGCGGCGAGATgcggcaaagaagaaaagacgaagtAGCGTCACACATGGGTCACCCAGACGGTCAATAGACAGTGTGGATCCtagcgagaggaaagagcttagagcgacgaaaacgagacgaAAACGTGTGGGGTGGCGGGACTAACCTCCATCCTTGATGTTCAAGTTAGCGCCTGCGTTCACGAGGAGAATCATAGCCGCATGTGCCGCGTctcctgcagaagaaaaatgGAAATGCCAACAGACAGGCGCGTTCTTTATCGCACGGAAAATCGTCAATTCAAGGTGTACAGGCAGGGCAGCGACCTCAAAAGCACACTAAACCTTTCCCCACAACAGGATTCCACACATCCCTCTACTCTCGTTTGTTTGAAGAAAATCGACTTCGGATGCTCTTTAATGCGTTCGAAATGTCTGTTGCTCTATTTTCAGCGAATCCAGTTAGACCATGGAAAAAAACTCACTTTGGGCCTCAGGAGTCGAAGCCCACAAGTCTTGTGTTTCGCTTGGAATGGCTTTGAAGGCAGATTTTCCATTTTGTCGCTTCGTGAGCAGCCCCTCCGCGCCGCACGGACACACCTAGATTTGAAATATGCAAGAGAgtccttttcgttttccttaGTTTTCTTGCGCGCTTTCGCATCATTGCGTTCACTTGttgatggagagagagaccctAGTGGCTGAGATTGACGGAGAAAACCGTCGAAGCACACGGAGACACACGCGTTCTcagaagacacgaaaaacGCAGGAGCAGGTCTTGTTCACTGTTTTGGGATctctgaaaaacagagaaatctGCAGGTGCGGAGCGGCAAGTGCATTTGATTCGACACATATGTTTGAGCGTCTATTTTCAAGACACTGTTGGCTTCTGGAAATGtatttttctgtttcgtaGATCGTTTCGTGTTTCCAAGCCCCCCGCACCACAACCGAAAGAAAGATACCTGTGGGGGCGTCCTCGGCGATGAAGTGTGCCGGCGTCTGTCCGTGGTTGTTCGGCGTATTCacctgaagaaaaaacgacagacaTAGAACGACCCGAGTCCGAGAGATGGAGACAAGGACGCGCTGCCTTGCATGCATAGAAACTACAGCGGCGtcgagaaagcagaacggcggagagacgcctcgGACTGGTGGCCGTAGGAAAGGCGCCtggcagagaaaacgcaatATCCCTTTACGCGGCCGAATGCCCGGGTCATAGCAACTTCGATGACACAGATGGTCCCCACACTGGCCAAAATGTGAAAACGTTCTGCGAGAAAGGATACACTCGccaaacagaaagacagcTACAGGGAACCGCGAAGAGAACTTTCAGAGATGCAGCTGAGTGCACTGAATACAGTGGTGATGAGACAACTCCCGAGGATGGAGAAAGAGTCACATAAAAACTCACAAAGTTCTTGACGAGAGGGTAGCTGAGAAGCAGATTCAGCGTCAAGAGCGTATCCTTGTCCGACTGCGTGAGCGCTGCAAAAGTCGAGGGAAACAGACCGGGGAAcagtcgagagaaaaccgagGGCGATGAGGACAACGCCccgaagaaacggaaagacAGTGGAGAGCCACAGAGGTTTAGGGAAGACGGAAGCACCGACAGAAGGACGGAAGAACAACACAAAcaaaagaagcagcagaaagaaaagacgcagaaTGCACAGAGGAGTCACACGTGCAAGAGCCGACTTAGAG from the Toxoplasma gondii ME49 chromosome IX, whole genome shotgun sequence genome contains:
- a CDS encoding hypothetical protein (encoded by transcript TGME49_265160~Predicted trans-membrane domain (TMHMM2.0):6-29) — its product is MYKYVYVCTYICIYMYIYIYIYAVTHFVLGYECFVELEVLSLSLRILRLHPHGLLLSLPRALESAPGVPTALWRILEFSSRTLSRKMDVFPAFSFGRESESKEKMTHFKERGKKGNEQSLFQFSLPRVAGTLGELTTTTLLLLRIPNQMPTDKETLGEPHRSQ